From Bombus vancouverensis nearcticus chromosome 15, iyBomVanc1_principal, whole genome shotgun sequence, the proteins below share one genomic window:
- the LOC117166299 gene encoding odorant receptor 10-like gives MKASSRKDFAYAMTPLKIVSWPVGTWPLQDYDIFSAMRGTIVIFLMLLMLLIVQTEMYFDRSDAEKNLDALLLIACGILAVSKIMWFRIRPAGLISNFTSAVKDYNDLEDQEKRAIMRMHAYMGRVVSGSVIIFAYVATVLFMLVPVLAGVEEEDIFNVTEEGVPDYPMPSEYVMELIKMPDNLYFIVFIIECLMRLLVSTGNLGSDSLFFGITFHLCGQVEILKLDFNRLGNENERTMEHFIVLVKRHVYLLNLAKMLNETISSILIVQLFASCILICTTGFQFILDLSVGNIVMAIKTFIVLSTLLVQLFAYSYVGEYLKLQMEGVGDSVYFCSWYDIPTSIAKDIIYVIMRSQDPVSLNAGKFFTVNMETYMSILKTSMSYLSVLRVMVNA, from the exons ATGAAGGCCTCATCGCGTAAAGACTTCGCTTACGCGATGACTCCGTTGAAGATTGTGTCGTGGCCTGTAGGTACCTGGCCTCTTCAAGACTACGACATCTTCTCAGCTATGCGTGGCACCATAGTGATCTTTCTTATG CTATTAATGCTACTGATCGTGCAAACGGAGATGTACTTCGACAGAAGCGATGCCGAAAAAAACCTTGATGCCCTACTATTAATTGCCTGTGGTATTTTGGCGGTGTCAAAGATTATGTGGTTTCGTATTCGACCAGCTGGACTTATTTCGAATTTTACCTCGGCAGTCAAGGATTATAACGATTTGGAAGATCAAGAGAAACGGGCGATAATGAGGATGCACGCTTATATGGGCAGAGTGGTGTCTGGCAGTGTGATCATTTTCGCGTATGTTGCCACGGTTCTTTTCATGCTTGTGCCTGTGCTAGCTGGTGTGGAAGAGGAAGATATATTTAACGTAACGGAGGAAGGTGTACCGGATTACCCTATGCCTTCCGAATATGTAATGGAACTTATAAAAATGCCAGATAATTTATACTTTATAGTTTTTATCATAGAGTGCCTGATGCGGCTATTAGTAAGCACTGGAAATTTAG GTAGCGATTCGTTGTTCTTCGGCATCACTTTTCATCTGTGCGGTCAAGTGGAAATTCTAAAGCTAGATTTCAATAGACTAGGCAACGAGAACGAAAGAACCATGGAACATTTCATCGTATTAGTCAAGAGGCATGTCTACTTACTGAACCTGGCCAAAATGCTGAACGAGACGATCAGCTCTATCTTAATCGTGCAACTATTCGCGAGTTGTATACTTATTTGTACAACCG GATTTCAATTTATTCTCGATCTGAGCGTTGGAAACATCGTCATGGCGATAAAAACATTTATAGTACTAAGCACTCTGTTGGTGCAATTGTTTGCATACAGTTACGTGGGCGAATATTTAAAGCTTCAAATGGAAGGCGTCGGTGACTCGGTGTATTTCTGCAGTTGGTACGATATACCGACAAGTATAGCAAAAGATATTATTTATGTCATTATGAGAAGTCAAGATCCAGTTTCCTTGAACGCTGGCAAATTCTTCACCGTCAACATGGAAACGTACATGAGTATTCTGAAAACTTCGATGTCGTACCTTTCAGTGCTTCGAGTAATGGTAAATGCTTGA
- the LOC117166298 gene encoding odorant receptor 22c-like, whose translation MREKVAIEEYVRNFLVQETLLKVVGIWPTRNGSSFGRWIFAMMTQISTIYSLSLEVYRHCLDIDDTMDAFVMDLSSIVSLAKLFIMRRNSKHAYVLINSVLKDWSAVDDSRHEDIMTKYYKRGRIVSLTILYLGYASGLSFIVKALPFGEILPFKMFQNSANSSANLKGSLEMNYFLASYCVFGSLPLLQQICVLILQAMHIFVNAVAHCANDGLFFSLTMHLCGQFEVLKMNFTKFELQPFGCHKKLRFLVKRHCQLLMLANDLEQTFNMIILVQLLMSALLICVEGKHMLFLLPFYLFSSFSLCFVFLVCLATRDNVGALKSVVLMVTLLIQLYLYAYAGDVLESRSNEIAHGVYDSPWYQPRGHVARDLMMIINRGHRSYHVTAGKFLSMNMFTFKEILRSSASYLSVLKVMMDT comes from the exons ATGCGCGAGAAGGTAGCAATCGAGGAGTACGTACGGAATTTTCTAGTGCAGGAGACGTTGTTGAAAGTAGTTGGTATTTGGCCCACGAGAAACGGATCCTCTTTTGGTCGATGGATTTTCGCGATGATGACGCAA ATCAGTACTATCTACAGCCTGTCTCTGGAAGTTTATCGTCACTGTCTCGACATCGACGACACGATGGATGCGTTCGTCATGGATCTTTCTTCCATCGTCAGCCTCGCGAAACTGTTCATCATGCGCCGGAATTCGAAGCACGCTTACGTTCTTATAAATTCAGTTCTGAAGGACTGGTCGGCTGTTGATGATTCTCGTCATGAAGATATTATGACAAAATACTATAAAAGAGGACGGATCGTTTCATTGACAATACTGTATCTCGGTTATGCCTCTGGATTGTCTTTCATCGTCAAAGCATTGCCCTTTGGAGAGATTCTGCCGTTCAAG ATGTTCCAAAACTCGGCGAATTCATCGGCAAATCTAAAAGGTTCCTTGGAAATGAATTATTTCCTGGCAAGCTATTGTGTGTTTGGCTCGCTACCACTGCTCCAGCAGATCTGCGTATTGATATTGCAGGCAATGCACATTTTCGTCAACGCGGTTGCTCATTGCGCCAACGATGGATTATTCTTCAGCTTAACGATGCATCTCTGTGGCCAGTTCGAGGTTCTCAAGATGAATTTTACCAAGTTCGAGCTGCAGCCATTTGGCTGCCACAAAAAGCTTCGATTTCTCGTGAAACGACACTGTCAGCTCCTGATGCTGGCCAATGATCTCGAGCAAACCTTCAATATGATCATTCTCGTACAGCTACTAATGAGCGCCTTGTTGATTTGCGTCGAAGGTAAACATATGCTATTTTTACTTCCTTTTTAcctattttcttcattttccct at GTTTCGTGTTCCTGGTCTGTCTGGCCACGAGAGACAATGTCGGTGCATTGAAAAGCGTCGTTCTGATGGTGACGTTACTTATACAGCTGTACCTTTACGCGTATGCAGGCGACGTTCTCGAGTCTCGATCCAATGAGATAGCGCATGGCGTCTACGATTCGCCTTGGTATCAACCTCGAGGACACGTAGCAAGGGATTTGATGATGATAATCAACCGCGGACACAGATCGTACCACGTGACAGCTGGGAAATTCCTCTCGATGAACATGTTCACATTCAAAGAAATTCTGAGGTCATCAGCTTCCTATTTGTCTGTTCTGAAAGTAATGATGGACACGTGA
- the LOC117166374 gene encoding uncharacterized protein LOC117166374, producing MLIIVQMELYLDSSDAKKNLDALLLITCGILALSKIIRFRIQPDGLVSNFVSAVKDYNELKDQEKRVIMRRHAYMGRLVSASVIFSSCIGSTLYLAIPMLSGDEEKDIVNVTKGSIMDYPIPSEYVMALIQLPDNLFFMVFIIEYLMLLFTSTGNLGNESPCPMNHPLYLPRITQESSLFSLKYELGSDTLFFGIIFHLCGQVEILRLEFNRLGNKNERTMESFIVLIKRHIYLLNLAHILNETISSILVMQLFSSCVLICTTGFQLILDLSIGNIVMTMKGFIVLNAMLVQLFAYSYVGDYLTRQMKGISDSIYFCNWYDISKSMAKDLIYVIMRAQYPVFLKAGNFFIVNMETYMSILKTSMSYLSVLRVMVNRRRIISRFSFSRMKESSRKDFAYAMTPMKIVSWPVGTWPLQNYGIFSAMRGIIVISLVLLMLAILQMEMYLDSGDAGKNVDALILITSGVVALSKIIWFRIRPAGLISNFTSAVKDYEELEGQDKRLIVRKHAYIGRVASATVIFSSYIGSTLYMTIPMLAANEEKDIVNVTEESTTDYPIPSEYVMDVIQLPDNLYFMVFIIEYLMLLFTSTGNLGSDSLLFGIIFHLCGQVEILKLEFNKLGNENERIMERFVVLIKRHVYLLNLAKMLNETISSVLVVQLFTSCILICTTGFQFILDLSVGNIVMAMKTLIVMSCLLVQLFAYSYVGEYLKRQMESVGDSVYFCSWYHIPKNVAKGIVFVIMKSQDPVSLKAGKFFIVNMETYMNILKTSMSYLSVLRVMVNP from the exons ATGCTGATCATCGTGCAAATGGAGTTGTATTTAGACAGTAGCGACGCCAAGAAGAATCTGGACGCTCTACTATTAATTACCTGCGGCATTTTGGCGTTATCAAAGATCATACGTTTTCGCATTCAGCCTGATGGCCTTGTTTCGAATTTTGTCTCGGCGGTTAAAGATTATAACGAACTAAAAGACCAAGAGAAACGAGTGATAATGCGAAGACACGCTTATATGGGTAGACTGGTGTCTGCTAGTGTGATATTTTCTTCGTGCATCGGCTCGACTCTTTACTTGGCTATCCCTATGCTATCTGGAGATGAAGAAAAAGATATAGTTAACGTAACGAAAGGAAGTATAATGGATTACCCTATACCTTCCGAATATGTAATGGCCCTTATACAATTGCCGGATAATTTGTTCTTTATGGTTTTTATCATAGAGTACTTGATGCTGTTGTTCACGAGCACTGGAAATCTAGGTAATGAATCGCCGTGTCCAATGAACCACCCATT ATACTTGCCCAGAATAACGCAAGAATCTAGCTTATTTagtttgaaatatgaattaggAAGCGATACGTTGTTCTTCGGTATTATTTTTCACCTGTGCGGTCAGGTAGAAATTCTGAGATTAGAGTTCAATAGACTAGGTAACAAGAACGAAAGAACAATGGAAAGTTTCATCGTGTTAATCAAGAGGCACATTTATTTATTGAACCTAGCCCACATACTCAACGAGACAATTAGCTCTATCTTGGTTATGCAACTATTCTCGAGCTGTGTGCTTATTTGTACAACCG GATTTCAACTTATTCTCGATCTGAGCATCGGAAACATAGTCATGACGATGAAAGGATTTATAGTTCTGAACGCTATGTTGGTGCAACTATTTGCATACAGTTATGTGGGCGATTATTTAACGCGCCAAATGAAAGGTATCAGCGACTCGATATATTTTTGCAACTGGTACGATATATCGAAAAGTATGGCTAAAGAtcttatttacgttattatgAGAGCTCAATATCCAGTGTTCTTGAAGGCTGGCAATTTCTTTATCGTCAATATGGAAACGTATATGAGTATTCTGAAAACTTCTATGTCGTATCTTTCAGTCCTTCGAGTAATGGTAAAT CGACGTAGAATCATTTCTCGATTTTCGTTTTCGAGGATGAAAGAGTCGTCGAGGAAAGACTTCGCTTACGCGATGACACCGATGAAGATCGTATCGTGGCCTGTTGGTACCTGGCCTCTTCAAAATTACGGTATTTTTTCCGCTATGCGTGGCATCATCGTGATCTCTCTTGTG TTGCTAATGCTAGCGATCTTACAAATGGAAATGTACTTAGACAGCGGCGACGCCGGAAAAAACGTGGACGCTTTGATATTAATAACAAGCGGCGTTGTGGCCTTGTCAAAAATTATATGGTTTCGTATTCGACCTGCTGGCCTTATTTCGAATTTTACTTCTGCGGTTAAGGATTATGAAGAATTGGAGGGTCAGGACAAACGATTGATAGTACGAAAACACGCTTATATAGGCAGAGTAGCATCTGCCACTGTGATATTTTCTTCGTATATCGGCTCCACTCTTTACATGACTATTCCTATGCTGGCTGCAAATGAAGAAAAAGATATAGTTAACGTAACAGAAGAAAGTACAACGGATTACCCTATACCTTCCGAATATGTAATGGACGTTATACAATTGCCGGATAATTTGTACTTTATGGTTTTTATCATAGAGTACTTGATGCTGTTGTTCACGAGCACTGGAAATCTAG GAAGCGATTCGTTGCTCTTCGGTATCATTTTTCACCTGTGCGGCCAAGTAGAAATTTTGAAGCTGGAATTCAATAAACTGGGCAACGAGAACGAAAGAATAATGGAACGTTTCGTAGTATTAATCAAGAGACATGTGTACTTACTGAACCTGGCCAAGATGTTGAACGAGACGATCAGCTCTGTCTTGGTCGTGCAACTATTCACGAGTTGTATACTTATTTGTACCACGG GATTTCAATTTATTCTCGATCTGAGCGTTGGGAACATCGTCATGGCGATGAAAACATTGATAGTAATGAGCTGTCTGTTGGTTCAATTGTTTGCATACAGTTACGTGGGCGAATATTTAAAGCGTCAAATGGAGAGCGTCGGCGACTCTGTGTACTTCTGCAGCTGGTATCATATACCGAAAAATGTGGCAAAAGGTATCGTTTTTGTCATTATGAAAAGCCAAGATCCAGTTTCCTTGAAGGCTGGGAAATTCTTTATCGTCAATATGGAAACGTACATGAATATTCTGAAAACATCGATGTCGTATCTTTCAGTCCTTCGAGTAATGGTAAATCCTTGA
- the LOC117166297 gene encoding odorant receptor 4-like → MKVSTSKDFAYAMTPLKILSWPVGTWPLQDYDVFSAIRAIIATFFLLLMITIVQSEMYLDNSDAEKNLDGLVFITCGSLAASKVIRFRIRPAALISNFTSAVEDYNELRDEEKRVIVRKHAYMARVASASMIFFAYFSSILFITVPMLAEEEEKDIVNVTEESTSDYPIPSENVIALVKIPENLYFIVFIIEYLMLLFTSTGNLGSDSLFFGITFHLCGQVEILKLDFQRLKIESERTREHFNVLTKRHIYLINLANMLNETISSILVMQLFTSCILICTSGLQFILALNMGNIVMVVKTFIVLSTLMVQLFAYSYVGEYLRRQMEGIADSMYFCNWYDIPKSVAKDIIYVIMRAQEPVFLRAGQFFVVNMETYMSIIKTSMSYLSVLRVMVNA, encoded by the exons ATGAAGGTGTCGACGAGTAAGGATTTCGCTTACGCGATGACTCCGTTGAAAATATTGTCGTGGCCTGTAGGTACCTGGCCTCTTCAAGACTACGATGTCTTCTCCGCTATACGCGCCATAATTGCGACTTTTTTTCTG CTGTTAATGATAACGATCGTGCAATCGGAGATGTACTTAGACAACAGTGATGCTGAGAAAAATCTGGACGGTCTAGTATTCATTACCTGCGGCAGTTTGGCAGCGTCAAAGGTTATACGGTTTCGTATTCGGCCTGCTGCCCTTATTTCGAATTTTACGTCCGCGGTCGAGGATTATAACGAATTGCGGGACGAAGAGAAACGAGTGATAGTGCGAAAACACGCTTATATGGCCAGAGTGGCCAGTGCCAGTATGATATTTTTCGCGTATTTCAGTTCGATTCTTTTCATAACTGTGCCAATGCTGGctgaagaagaagagaaagatatAGTTAACGTAACGGAGGAAAGTACATCGGACTATCCCATACCTTCCGAAAATGTAATAGCACTTGTAAAAATACCGGAAAATTTATACTTCATTGTTTTTATCATAGAGTACTTGATGCTGCTATTCACGAGCACTGGAAATCTAG gaAGCGATTCGTTGTTTTTCGGTATCACTTTTCACCTGTGCGGTCAGGTAGAAATTCTGAAACTAGATTTCCAGAGACTGAAAATCGAGAGCGAAAGAACGAGGGAACACTTCAACGTATTAACCAAGAGGCATATCTACTTAATTAACCTGGCCAATATGCTGAACGAGACCATCAGCTCCATCTTGGTTATGCAACTATTCACGAGTTGTATACTTATTTGCACAAGCG GACTTCAGTTCATTCTCGCTCTGAACATGGGAAACATCGTCATGGTTGTAAAAACATTTATAGTACTCAGCACTCTCATGGTACAATTGTTTGCATACAGTTACGTGGGCGAATATTTAAGGCGTCAAATGGAAGGCATAGCTGACTCGATGTATTTCTGCAACTGGTACGATATACCGAAAAGTGTGGCAAAAGATATTATTTATGTCATTATGAGAGCTCAAGAGCCAGTTTTCCTGAGAGCAGGACAATTCTTCGTTGTTAATATGGAAACGTACATGAGTATCATAAAAACGTCTATGTCATATCTTTCAGTTCTTCGAGTTATGGTAAACGCTTGA